The following coding sequences lie in one Candidatus Polarisedimenticolia bacterium genomic window:
- a CDS encoding protein-disulfide reductase DsbD domain-containing protein, with protein MPQPQPLAFAAALAGCLLLVAAAPAPPSKAPTPLRKLVATVDEDPLPAGKTGRIVVTVTLSPEFHVNSHTPSQDYLIATSIETTAADGLEVGGWKYPEGETKRFAYSEEPIQVYEGSFRVEGTIKAPATLSPSRRDLRLLLKYQACTIDRCYPPKKEPITLSVRVDAASGKSSATPGTPR; from the coding sequence TTGCCGCAGCCCCAGCCCCTCGCCTTCGCGGCGGCGCTCGCGGGCTGCCTCCTGCTCGTGGCGGCGGCTCCCGCCCCTCCATCCAAGGCTCCCACGCCGCTGCGCAAGCTCGTCGCGACCGTCGATGAGGACCCTCTGCCGGCCGGCAAGACGGGCCGGATCGTCGTGACGGTGACGCTGTCGCCGGAGTTCCACGTGAACAGCCATACGCCGTCGCAGGACTACCTCATTGCCACCTCGATCGAGACGACGGCGGCGGACGGTCTGGAAGTGGGGGGTTGGAAGTATCCCGAGGGAGAGACTAAGCGGTTCGCCTACTCCGAGGAGCCGATCCAGGTATACGAAGGAAGCTTCCGGGTCGAAGGGACGATCAAGGCGCCTGCGACCCTGTCCCCTTCCCGGCGCGACCTTCGCCTCCTTCTCAAGTACCAGGCCTGCACCATCGATCGCTGCTACCCGCCGAAGAAGGAGCCCATCACGCTGTCGGTGCGCGTCGATGCGGCCTCTGGAAAGAGCTCCGCCACACCGGGCACGCCGCGCTGA